A stretch of DNA from Posidoniimonas polymericola:
GCACGTACTGGTCGGCATTCCAGCCAACGAGGTCCCAGACGTAGAGGGTTTCCTGCAGCGTGCCGCCGAAGCCGCCGACAAGGTCGCGGTGTGCGAGCTCCTGCTGAAGCTGCGGTTCGACGGCCTGCGGCTCGCCATCGATTTCATACTCGAGCAAGAAACTCGCCGGGTCGAGAAGGAACCCGAGGGTCCCGACCTGCACGACAACACGGGTGTCGTACCCTGCGCCCAGTCCGTAGCTCGGGACCGTCGCTGCGATCTCGATCGCAACCGCAGGCGAGTAGATATTGCCACTGCTGGGCACGAAAGCGGCTCCGGTGGTCTCGATCAGATTGGCGTCGGACAGCCCCGGTCCGAACGATTGGTTGGGCGGATTGATCTCGGAGACCGCAGCGGATTCTGGGTCACCAACGAAAGACTCGAAGAACGCGAAACTGGAGTTGGCGTCGCCGCGTGACCAAGCCTCAAACGGCGCGGTCTGCCCGTTAGGAGTCAGGAAGGCCGCGGTCTCTGCCCGGACGGGCGTCACGGCCGCGTTGCCGGCAAGCATCAGCGCCGCGAGCAATTGGCCAATTTGGATGAATTTCATTGGGAACGTTCCGTCGTGCTAGGGGAATTCAACTTGGCTGGCGACGGCTGGCGCAATGGGAGAGGGAAAACAGTAGTAAACGGCAGTTGCTGGCGGTCCCCTTGCGGGGCCCGCCAGCAACCATGACCGCAAGGCCTCCTAGCCTTAAGACACCCGACTTCTCTGTGTCAGTGAGGCCGCTCCGCCGAGCGCCAGCAGCAGTGCCGCCGCCGGCTCGGGAGCACCCAACGGAAAGGCGGAGAAGCCGTCGTTCTGCGTGTACGTGTCAATAACGACCTGGTCCAAACTGAAGTGGGGCCCGCTGCCGGCAAAGGTGAGCACATAGCCATCAGCGTCCGCAGCGACGTCCCAGGCGAACAGGTGCTGCTCGACCGCGCCGAAGCCGACGCCCGTCGCAGCCAGCGTGCTGTACATTGGCGGGTTCGCGACGCCGTTGGCGGGCGTCAGGAACACACTGCCGGCATCGAGCGTGGCGCCCAAAGACTGCACCTGGGCGACGATCCGCGTCGTACCCACAGGAGCGGAGGCGAGCTGTGGAATCGCTACCGCAAGCTGGGCGGCGGCGGCCGGGGAGTAGATGTTGCCGCCCCCGGTCAGCACGGCCCCGGGAGTCCCCTGCAGGAGCGTCGCGTCGGCAAGCTCTACCTCGCCCGCGTCGGGCAAGTTGGGCGAGCCGAACGCCGAACTAAAGACGTCCCACTCGGCGTAGGTCGAGCCGAAAAACCCACGCGACCAGTCCTCGAAAGGGGCCGCTACGCTGTCCGGGACAATTACGGCCGCGTTCACGCGTGCCGAACCCACAACAACCGCCGCCGCAACGAGCGCGGTTCGAATCATCAACTTCACGGGATCGCCTCTCTTCTCAAAAGCCAATTGAGCTGAGCGGCGGCGCACGTCGCCGCCGCATGTAAACCACCTCGAGTCGACGCCTAGGGGCAGGCACGGCTGGACGTGCCCTCCGCGGGAGGGCAGCGGCGCACCGCAGCCATCGTTCAACTCGTTGGACCGGTGGCTGGCGGCTGATGCTGGCGGCGGCCTTGCGACTGAGTCGCAATAGCATTAAGTTACACCTCTCGCCTTTTTTGGCAACCCCTAATGCCAAATTATCAACGCCCACCATCACGCAACGAGCTCCACGTGCCCTCTCCACCTTCAAAGCCGCAGGGGTCGCCCCCGCTTGAGCCCAAAGAAGTCGACAGCAGGCAGCTTATGGAGGGTCAGCGCCAGCTCATCATCCGCCACGATGGTCAGCCCTACCGGCTGATCATCACCCGGAATAACCGGCTGATCCTGCAAAAGTGACCCCCGGACAGGCCGTTCGACGTTGCAACCGGCCCATGTTTGCGCCGTTTGGCGAGCGCGCAACGGCCGTTCGGTTGCGTTCAGACGGACGCGGCATACGTTTGATTGAACGTGCGTACCGCGTCGTTTCTCCTCCCTGCCCAAATCTGGCCCTACCACAGCTCCTGTGGTTCGCAACCACACAAGGAACCGCTCCCCATGCGCAACCGCCGCTTGTGCCACACGACCACCATGGCAGTCATCGCAGCCGCGATGGGGATGGGCATCGGTCATGACGCTCCGACCGCACACGCCGCCAACGCCATCGTCACGGTTCTTGCGCCACTCGACTGGCCCGTCAAATCCACCATTAAGCGAACACAGGGGCAGCGGCAGGCGATTGTGTTCGCCGACCCGAACGACGGCTCGGCCAGGGCCGCACTGAGCCAAGCCATCGAGGTCAGCGCCCGCAGTGGAGCCCCGTTTACGTTCTGCTTTGTCGGGCCCGCAGGCGCCGACGAGTCGTACTTTGATACGCCACTGGTTGGCTCCGCGTTCCGGATGGGATTGGGGGTCCAATTCGACCCGGGCGGCGTTGAGGCCGGGTACTTTGGCGCCTCGACGTCGGGGGTCTGCGTCGCCTACGACGCTCGCGGGCGGCTCTGCTTCTACGGCGACCTCGCCCCCTCGGGAGACGGCTACAGCAAGGACGACGGCTCCGAGGCCGCCGTCAAAGGGCTCTCGCGGATCCGGGCCAAGTCGGACCACCTGTTCCTCTGCCCCATCACAGGGCCGCCCTTGAGAGCAGCGGCGGCGGCAGAGTAGCCCAATCCCAGGCCCATGGCGCCCGATGCTTGATCCGGGGCGGGGCATCCGGTTCAATTATGGAATGGTAAAGATCCTCATTACGGCCTACGGCCCGTACGACGACTGGCCCGAAAACGCCAGTTGGCTGGCGTTGCAGGCGTTCTTGCGGGATCTCCCTGACGGTGTCGAGCTGACGACGCGGCTCTACCCGGTCGACTTCCAGACGCTGCGGTCCCGGCTCGAGCCGGACCTGGCCGAGGGGCACGACGCCGTCCTTCACCTGGGGCAAGCGCCAGGCGCCGCCCGCATTGAGCTCGAGACAATCGGCCTGAACATCGGCCGCGAGCGAGGAGCCCCGCCGTCGGAGGACTTTCCGCTCGCCAGCGACGGCCCCCTCGCCTACCGCAGTGGGCTGCCGCTGCCCGAGTGGGAGGCCCTGCTACGCTGCAATGGCATCCCGGCGGCGGTCTCGTACCACGCCGGCGAGTACCTCTGCAACGCGGCGCTCTACCTGACCCACTACTTCAACGAACAGGCCGGTCGGCCAACCAGCGCGACCTTCCTGCACCTGCCGCTCGACACCTCGCAGGTGGTCGATCAGGGCCGGGACGCGCCGTCGCTGCCGGCAGAGGAGTCGGCCCGAGCGATCCGGCTGATCATCGCCGACCTTCAGCAGCGGCGCCAGTATGTAGGCGAGCAGGCAGGGATTGCATGAGCAGTTTTGGCGTGATTCTAGTCGCCGCGGGTGGCAGCACCCGCTTTGGCGACAAGCAGTACAAGAAGCCCTTCGCAAATCTCGCCGGCCGGGCGGTTTGGCTGCATTCCGCCGAGCTGTTCCTCAACCGCGACGACGTTGAACAGCTAGTGGTCGTGATCGCCGAGGACGACCGCGAGGACTTTGATCGGAGGTTCGGCGCCAACCGGGCCATTATGGGTTTCGACGTCGCGATTGGCGGGCAGCAGCGGGCCGACTCGGTGGCGGCCGGGCTCGCGAAGATCAAGCCGTCGATCGGGTTTGTCGCCGTTCATGACGCAGCCCGGCCCTGCCTGTCCGCCAAGAGCGTCGACGCCGTGTTCGCCGAGGCTCAGCGCAGCGGCGCCGCGATTCTTGCGGCGCGGGTTTCGTCGACGCTCAAGCGGGCCACAAGCGTCGACGGCAGCCCGGTTGTCGAAGCGACGGTCTCGCGAGAGAACCTGTGGGCGGCGCAAACCCCGCAGGCGTTCGCCCGAGAGCTGCTAGTCGAGGCCTACGCCCAGTCCGACGCCGCGTCAGCCACCGACGACTCCCAACTTATGGAGCGCCTCGGCCGGCCGGTCTCGCTGGTCGAGAACACCCCGTTGAACCTAAAGATCACTACCAAGGCCGACCTGAAGCTGGCGGAGCAGATCCTCAAAAACCGACCGGCCGCCAAGCCCAAGGTCTTTGGCCACCCATTTGCCGACGACAACCTGTGGCGCTAAATCGCACTCCGCCCTTGTAATCGCGGCTACTTCTCACACGAGAAGATCAGCGCCGAGTACGGGGCCAGCGGCAAACCGGCGCTGTGCGAGAGCCCGTCCCACCCCCGCCCTTCCGGCGTAACATCGTCGGCCGGGGTGTCGTCGAATTCGTCGCTGTAGACCTTGGCGTCGCTGTTGAAGCGGACCTTCCACGGGCCAGGTCCTGGGAAGCCGACGCGGTAGTCGTCCCAGCTTTTGTTGGCGAAGTTCATCACCACCAGCACCTGGTTGCTCGCACAATCGCCCGACCAGCGGGTGAACACGATCACCTTGTCGAGGTGATTGACGTGCGTGATCGCGATGTGCTGACCGGTTAGCCCCGCGGTCGTGCCGTCGCGGTTCAGTCGCAGGTTGATGAGGTCGTGGTACATCCGGACGATGCCACGGAACTCCTGGGCTTGGTCCCAGTCGATAGGGTTGCCGTCGTCGAACCAACCATTGCGGAGGAACTCCTGCCCCTGGAAGAGCATCGGGATGCCGGGGGCGGTGAACATCAGCATGGCGGCGAGGGTCGATCGCTTCTGCGCAAAAAACCCGGTCGGGTCGTTCGGGTCGATCTCCGAGGGGACCCGCTGCTTGCCGTTGGCGACCTCGTCGTGAGACTCGCTGTAGATAATCCGCTCGAAGGCATCGTGGTTGTAGCGGTGCAGCAGAGCGCCACAGACCTTGTCCATCGACCGGTGGGCGTCGTCGGCGACTTGCACCACGTCACGGACCGGGTGCACAAAGCCGGCGTCCCACTGGCTGTTGAAGCCGGCGCCGCCGAATTCCTCGGGCTTGGTGATCCAGTCATTGTTCTGAAGGTCCTCAGCGATAGTGATCGCCTTGGGGAACTCGGCGGCGAGGGTCGAATTGACCCACTGGGCGAGCGACCACCCCTCGGGGATTTCATCGCCACCGTTGACCGTGCGGATGTACAAAGTCATGTCGTACCGCAGGCCGTCCATGTGGTAGTCGCGAAGCCACATCCGTGCGTTGTCGTGGATGTACGCCCGGACCTCGCCGCGGCCGTAGTCGGGGCGTGTGTCGCCCCACGGCGTGGTGCTCCGCCAGTCGTTGTAGAAGTAGATGCCGCCCTTGCCGTTCTCGCTCCAGCCGTCGAACTGCCAGATGTCGAGGTCGCTGGGGCCGAAGTGGTTGTAGACGACGTCGAGGATCACGCCGATGCCGTGCTCATGGGCTAGCCGCACGAATCGCTTCAGGCCGTCGGGCCCGCCGTAGGCCGATTCGACAGCGTAGATGTGGGCCGGGTTGTATCCCCAGGAGTAGTCGCCGGCAAACTCCGCAAGCGGCATCAGCTGCACCGCGTTGACGCCGAGCTTCTTTAGGTACGAGAGCTTCTTGGCGGCCAACGCAAACGTGCCTGGCGAGTCTTGGTCGCCGGCGTTGAACGTGCCGATGTGCATCTCATAGATGACCAGCTCGTTGAACGGCGGGAGCTCGAAGCTATCCCCCTGCCAGTCGAACTCGCCGGTGTGTACGACCCCGTTTCCGACCGAGTTGGTCACCTCGCGGGCATACGGGTCAATCCGGCTTAGACGCTGGTCGCCGTTGACAATCAAAAAGCGGTACTCATCACCCGGCTTGGCGTCGGGGCTGTCCAGACTCCAAGTGCCGTGCTCCTCGCGCAGCATCGGGCTGGCGTCTTCGTCCCAGTTGTTGAATGAGCCAATCAGGTAGACGGCCTCTGCGTGCGGAGCCCAGACTCTAAAGAACGCGCCGCTCTCGTGGGGAATGCAGCCCATCCCAGCGATTGGGGCCCGCGATCCAGAGGTTGCGTGATCGGAGGACGCAGCAGATGTTGGGCTCTTGGGAGCCTCAGGAAGACCGACAGACATGACACGTGTCCCTAGGTAGTGAGGACCCGCATCTCCGCCCGTTTCGACGACGCCTGGAACGCCGCGGGGGGAGGCGGTGGTGGACGTAAAAAGCTTACTCGACAAACACTTACCCTACTCCCGCCCTGACCTCTCAAATCGGTTAGGCGCTCAGCAGCTGACGCCGCGGCGCCGCGTTGCGGAACAGGGCGTCCTGGGCCGCTTTGGCTAGCACCACACGGCGCTGACGTTCGACGGGCGACCACTCCTTGCGAATCGCAGCGCACCGCTGGGCGATCGTTTCTGTTTCCTTCATTACTTGCAGCATTGTCATCGATCCGTCCTCTGAAGAAACCGAGTGTGTGTTAGTTGGATCCGCACAAAGCGAATCGCGTGCCACAACCCTCAGGAATTTTTCAGCCGACTGACTCAGCCCCCGTTTTCTCGATCCTTTTGGCAAAATCCCGTTCGCGGATCTCTGCGAATGGTCGCTAAACGACCAGGTCACTTGGCCTCTGCTGGAACAACTGCTCCCAGACTGAGAGCGGCCCGGGACAATCAACGCCACCCCCGCAGCGACCCGATTTCTGAAGCCGTTCCTTTTCCCTGGCACTACATTGGCGAAAAAAAAGGGGCGAACCACGGCGGCCCGCCCCTGTTGCTCAATCAAACTACCCGCCCTGCCCTACTTGTCCACGCCGAACGAGTAGATGCAGGTTTGAGTGTAGGTCTCACCAGGGCGGAGCACCACGCTGGGCCAGCCTTCCTTGCCTTGCTTATTGGGCGAGTCCGGGAAGTGCTGGGTCTCCAGGCAACAGGCGCTGCGGTGAGCGTAGGTTTTGCCGTCCTTGCCCTCCTGACCGAACAGGAAGTTGCCGCCGTAGAACTGCACGCCCGGCTCGGTGGTTTTCACCGTCAGCTGCCGGCCTGACTCGGGGTCGGTCAGCACGGCCGCGGTAACCAGTTCGCCCGCGGCGACGCCGTCACGGTTGAGCACTAGGTTGTGGTCGTAGCCGATCTCGGGCGAGTCGTTGTACTCGTCGACGCGGTCGCCAATGCGGGTCGGCTTGCGGAAGTCGAGGCCCGTGCCCTCGACCGACTTGATCTCGCCGGTGGTCATGATCGAGTCGGCGCTGCCGGGCGTGTACTTGTCGGCGTTCAGCATCAGGACGTGGTCGTTGATGGTGTCGGACCCGGCGCCCGCCAAGTTGAAGTAGGCGTGGTTCGTCAGGTTGATGACGGTCGGCTTATCGGTAGTCGCCTCGTACTCGATGCGGATCTCGTTGTCGGCGGTCAGCGTGTAGACAACCTTGACCGTCAGCTCGCCGGGGTAGCCCTCCGAGCCGTCCGGGCTGGTGTGGGTAAACGTGACGCCGGAGCCGTCGGGCCCGGTGAAGGACTCTGCGTTCCAGACCACCTTGTCGAGGCTTTCTGCGACGCCGCCGTGCAGGTGGTTGCCCTCGTTGTTGGCGGCCAGCTGGTAGTCCTTGCCGTCGAGCGAGAATTTGCCGGCGGTGATGCGGTTGCCGTAGCGGCCGACGATCGTGCCGAAGTACTGGTTCTTGTCGGATTCGTACTCGGCGACCGAGTCGAAGCCGAGCGCCACGTCGGCCACCTTGCCGTCCCGGTCGGGGACCTGAATACTCACCAGCGTGGCGCCGCGGGTCATCAGTTCGATCACCATGCCGGCGTCGTTCTTGACGGTGTAGAGGTCGACCGCCTCGCCCGAGCTGGTCTTGCCGAACGACGATTTGTCAACAGAAGCAGCGGGTGCGGGCATGGCGATAACGACGAGCAGGCAAAATAACAGTGGTTTCAACATTCGTGGTTCTCCGTCGAAGAAAGATACGTCCGTCGGTGGTCGTTCTGCCAGGAGGACCTGTTGGCTGGACGCGAAAAGCACGGGCCGGCGACTGCCGGCTGGCTGTGGCCCCCGCCACGGGCGGCCACAGGGAATCCATTGTACCCACTCAGGCGGCGGGCGGCTCCCGCCATCAGCCCTTCCTGGCCGATTGTCGGATAGCGATCAGGTCCTTCATGACGCCCCCCAGATCGGCGGCCCCGATCTGCCCTCCAAAGGCGTCGTGCAGCAGCTTGTAAACGACGTAGAGCCGCTCATAAACCGCTACGTTTTCGGCAATCGGCTCGTAGACAGTCTCTTTGACTCCGGTCATGGCGGCCTGGGCCGACGGGACGTCTTGGTAGGCGCCGCCCACAACGGCGCCGAAAATCGCGGCCCCTAGGGCGCAGGTCTGGGCCGAGCGGCTGACCTTCATCGGCCGGTTGCAGACGTCCGCGTAGACCTGCATCACGAAGGCGTTCTTCTCGGCGATCCCGCCGCAGTTGATCACTTCCTTGACCTCCACCCCGTACTCCTCGAAGCGGCGGATGATGGTCAGAGCGCCGAACGCAGTGGCCTCGACCAGCGCCCGGTAGACCTCCGGAGCGGTAGTGTGCAGCGTCTGACCGATCAGCAGTCCGGTCAGCCGTGGGTCGACTAGCACCGTCCGGTTGCCGTTGTTCCAGTCGAGCGCGACGAGGCCCGACTCGCCCGGCTTCAGCTGGGCGGCGTCCTCGGTCAGCTTGACGTGGGCGGCGCCGTCGTTGCCGTACTCGGCGGGCGAGAGTCGACGCACGAACCAGTTGAAGATATCGCCTACGGCCGACTGGCCCGCCTCGAGCCCGTACTTGCCCGGCAGGATCGACTCGGGGACCACGCCGCACAGGCCCGGGATGTCCGGCAGGTTGGCGTCGAGCGGCGCGGGGACGCAGTCGCAGGTGCTGGTGCCCATGATCTTGACCAACACGCCGTCACCGCAGCCGGCGCCAACCGCGCCCATATGGGCGTCGAACGCTCCGGCGGCGACCGGGATGCCAGCCGGCAGGCCGATCTCCTTGGCGACTTCAAGGCAGAGTTGACCGGCGGCCTGGTCGGACGGCACGGCCGCGGTTTCGTAGCGGTACCTCGACAGCCCGGGCTCGAGCGCATCGAGGAAATCGGCCGACGGCAGGCCGCCCCAATCGGTGTTGTACATCGCCTTGTGGCCGGCCGCGCAGATGCAGCGAGTGAGCGTGGCCGGGTCGGTGTTGCCGGTGGCGTAGGCCGGGATGTAGTCGGCCAGCTCGACCCAGCTCGCCGCGGCCGCGGCCACCTTGGGCTCGGTCCGCAGGCAGTGCAAGATCTTTGACCAGTACCACTCCGACGAGTAGACGCCGCCGCACTTCGCCAGGTAGGGCTCGCCCCGCTCCTGGGCGACGCGGGTGATCTCTTCGGCCTCGGCGTGCGAGGTGTGGTCCTTCCACAACCACGCGTACGAGGCGAGATTCTCCTTGTGCTCCTCCAGCAGCGACAGCGCCGTGCCGTTGGCGTCGACCGGGATCGGCGTGGAGCCGGTCGTGTCGACGCCGAGACCCACGACCGCCTCGGGCGAGAAGCCGCTGTCCTCTGCCGCGGCGGCCTTGACCGCCTCGCGGACCGAAACGCGGAACCCCTCCAGGTAGTCGGCCGGGCTCTGGCGGGCCAGGTTCGGGTCCTTCGGATCCAGTAAGATACCGGCGTCGCCGCTAGGGTATTCGTAAACGTGGGCCGCGACCTCACGACCATCGGAGGCGTCAACCACCAGGGCCCGGACGCTGTTAGTGCCGTAGTCTACTCCGATTGCATAACGAGCCGTCATGCCGCCCTCCGGGTCCTGTCGAAAAGAATCAAGAGTATTTAGGTTAATGAGGAACCGGCGTCTGTGCTAGCGCCGGCCCCGCGACAATTCTGCCTCAAGGCAGCCTCAAATCAGGACATTCGTGCTTCCATGGCCCACCGGAACGAACCCCTGAACGTGGTTGGCGTCGTGACCCCCCCGGGCGTGAGCCAGCGGGCAGAGCTGCAGGTCTCGCGGATGCCGACCGGCACGACCCTCTCCGTGCCGCTGCAGGTGGTGAATGGCTCGAAGCCCGGGCCCGTAATGTGGATCAGCGCCGCGGTGCACGGCGACGAGCTGAACGGCATCGAAATCGTCCGGCGGGTGCTGGAGCGGGTCAAGCCGAAGCAGCTCGCCGGAGCGCTGATCGCCGCCCCGCTGGTCAACGTGTTCGGTTTTATCGGGCAATCCCGCTACCTGCCGGACCGCCGCGACCTCAACCGGTCGTTCCCCGGGGCGGCCACTGGATCGCTGGCCAGCCGGCTCGCCCAGAAGTTTATGAGCGAGGTCGTGACCCACTGCCAATTCGGCATCGACCTGCACACCGGGTCGCACTACCGCACCAACCTGCCCCAGATCCGGGCCAACCTCGAAGACGAGCAGACCCGCGCCTGCGCCGAGGCGTTCGGAGCCCCCGTAGTGATGCACTCGCAAACCCGCGACGGCAGCCTGCGGCACGCGGCGACCAGACGCGGCATCCCGGTTCTGCTCTACGAGGCCGGCGAGCCGATGCGGTTCGACGAGGACGCCATCACCAAGGGGGTCAACGGGGTGTTGCGGGTGATGTCGAAGCTCGGTATGCGTTCCCGCAAGACGCCGCTCAAGCCGTTCGGCGGGGTGCAAGTCCAAAGCAGCGTCTGGGCCCGCGCCAAGCGGGGCGGCATCCTGCGGCTGTCGGTGCAGTTGGGGCAGCGGGTGTCACGCAAAGAGCCGCTCGGCGTGATAGCCGACGTGTTTGGCGCGGAGGAGCGGGTCGTGACCTCGCCGATCGCCGGGATCGTCATTGGCTTCACCACCAACCCGCTTGTCCATCAGGGCGACGCCGTGATCCACATCGCGCAGACCGCGTCCGGCGGCGCCCCCGAGGCGGCAACGTAAAGGTGACCCAGCGCAGATCTCAAGCCGATTCGAGCACCATATTGGCGTACTGAGTCGTGTCGCCGGTGCGGATCAGGCCGATGGCGTTCGGCACGCGTCGCTTGAATGCCTCGTGCGGCTGACGGGTCAGCGGGAGGCCCTCGAGGGCGGCATCGAACGCAGAACGCGTTGGCTGGTCGTTGTGGTCAAAGAACTCCTGGGCCATCGCCACCCGTCCAAACACGCACCCCGCCCGCACGGCCCGGAGCACTTCGAGGACGGTGGGGATGTCGTCAACCAGCGAGATGTCGATCGTCTCGATCTGCGGCCAGTACGGGAAGCCCCGGTCGGCGATCACCAGCGTGTTGGTGTGCCGAACGCGGCTCAGCAGCGAGTTGATCTGGGGATTCAGGATGCCTGAGGTGAGCATGCGGGCAGCGTTTGATTGGGTCGCGGCGACGCTAGAAGGGGCCAAGCGTCATCACTTCTTCGTAACTTGTGAGTCCCTTCAGCAGCTTCTCGACCGCGTCGTCGATGAGCAGGGAGCCACCGGACTCAGGGGTGGCGTCGCGGATGTCTGACTCGCTGGCGTGGTCGTTGATCAGTTTCTTGATTCTGTCGTCGACGACCATCAGCTCGAACACGCCGACCCGGCCGTGGTAGCCCCGCCCGCCGCACTCTTGGCAGCCACCAGGGTCATACACCGTGACGCCCTTGACGCCCGACCGCCCCAGCGACTCGGACTCGAGTGCGGTAAGCTCGCGGGGTTTGCGGCACCGCATGCACAGGCGGCGGACCAGCCGTTGGGCGACCGACAGCCGCACCGTGGCGGCCACCAGGAACGGCTCGACGCCCAGGTCGATCAGCCGGGTCGCGGCGCCCGCCGCCGAGTTGGTGTGCAGCGAGCTCAGCACCAGGTGGCCGGTGAGCGCCGCCTTGACGCCGGTTGACGCCGACTCGTAGTCGCGCATCTCGCCAATCATGATCACGTCGGGGTCACTGCGGAGGATGTTCCTCAGGACGGTTCCGAAGGCGACCTTGTCGGCCGTGTCGACCTCGACCTGCGAGACGCCCACCATGTCGTACTCGACCGGGTCCTCGACCGTGATGATCCGGCCGGGGCGGTTGGCCAGCCGGTGCTTGAGCGCGGCGTACAGCGTGGTGCTCTTGCCGGCGCCGGTCGGGCCGGTAAGCAGGATCATTCCCTGCCGCTGCGTGAGCTCCGACGCGAACACGGCGCGGCCCTGCTCGGACATCCCCAGCCGGTTGAGCGTCAGCCGTCCCGCCTCGGTCGCCAGCAGCCGCAGCGTGAGCCGCTCGCCTTGCGTGGTCGGCAGGCAAGCGGCGCGGATGTCGACCTGCTGGCCCTTGTCGCCGTACTCGAAGGTGAAGCGGCCGTCCTGCGCCATCCGCTTTTCGGCGATGTCCATGTTCGAAAGCACCTTGAAGCGCCCGAGCACCGCTGGGTGCAGGTCCTTGGGATACTTGCGGAACACCTCCAGGACGCCGTCGACTCGGAGCTGCACTAGAACGATGCTCTCTTCCGGGTCGATATGGATGTCGGACGCGCGGCGCTCGATCGCGGCGTTGAGGATCTCGCGGCACGCATCGGTGGCGTTGGTAGGCAGGGACGCCGCCGGCGGCTCCTTGTGCTCGACTGGCGGCGCCGCCTTGGTCTTCGCCTTGCGGGACAGGCTGAGCGGGCCGCGGCTCCGCTTGACGCCGTCGGCCGGTTCGGCCGGCTTGACTTCGGGGGCGGCGGTGGTGAGCTCGAGCCCCTTCACGTAGGCGGCGATGACCCACTCGTCGGACTCCGCATGGCGGACCCGGTGCGTCGGCATCAGGTCGCCAGACTCGGCCCACTTGCGGAGCTTGTCGAGTGAGAACGGGCCGTAGACCTGGCCGTCGCCGATCTCAAAATACCACTGGTCGAGCATGCCGAGCGTCGCGAGGAAAAGGAACAGGAGCCGGACGGTCCGCTTGCTACAAGATACCAAGCGGCCGTCCCCGATGCGATCTTTAGCGCGAGCGAGCCTCGCACGAGAGGACCGAAAACGGCCGGTTTTGCGAATATGCTAGAGTTTCATTAGCCGGGGATTTCTATCGATCAGGGGGGCAAATGGACAACCAGAACAAGGGCCGTCGGCCCAGTTTCCGTGGCGCCCTGTCGGCGTGGCTCCAGGGCCGTTTGCAAGAGTGCACCCACTGCCGTGTGTGTAGCCACGACGTCACGCCTCTGGACCACTACTGCGCGAACTGCGGCCAGCAGGACCCGGCCCTCGTGTCTAAGTCCGCAGCCCTCTCGGTGGTGGTGCTAGCGGGGCTGCTGGCGTGCGGCGGCGTCACGGCTTT
This window harbors:
- a CDS encoding ATPase, T2SS/T4P/T4SS family → MVSCSKRTVRLLFLFLATLGMLDQWYFEIGDGQVYGPFSLDKLRKWAESGDLMPTHRVRHAESDEWVIAAYVKGLELTTAAPEVKPAEPADGVKRSRGPLSLSRKAKTKAAPPVEHKEPPAASLPTNATDACREILNAAIERRASDIHIDPEESIVLVQLRVDGVLEVFRKYPKDLHPAVLGRFKVLSNMDIAEKRMAQDGRFTFEYGDKGQQVDIRAACLPTTQGERLTLRLLATEAGRLTLNRLGMSEQGRAVFASELTQRQGMILLTGPTGAGKSTTLYAALKHRLANRPGRIITVEDPVEYDMVGVSQVEVDTADKVAFGTVLRNILRSDPDVIMIGEMRDYESASTGVKAALTGHLVLSSLHTNSAAGAATRLIDLGVEPFLVAATVRLSVAQRLVRRLCMRCRKPRELTALESESLGRSGVKGVTVYDPGGCQECGGRGYHGRVGVFELMVVDDRIKKLINDHASESDIRDATPESGGSLLIDDAVEKLLKGLTSYEEVMTLGPF